One part of the Aspergillus luchuensis IFO 4308 DNA, chromosome 5, nearly complete sequence genome encodes these proteins:
- a CDS encoding polysaccharide biosynthesis domain-containing protein (BUSCO:EOG0926506Z;~COG:S;~EggNog:ENOG410PN7W;~InterPro:IPR023139,IPR008476,IPR021148;~PFAM:PF04669), with product MSKPFDPETAENFEDMEKQFAVKAVEHLMTYWSILEKVPGSKLRLTKMDDEILESFQKEFPDFDPAETLDEDKMKSKEGKEKWRNWINQYEKIIEDFNFGTMLRASPKVEYDRDTTIFAMRMQFYAIEIARNRAGLNDWIYERAQKANK from the exons ATGTCGAAGCCTTTTGATCCAGAGACGGCGGAGAACTTTGAGGAT atggagaagcagTTTGCCGTTAAGG CCGTGGAACATCTGATGACATATTGGTCGATTCTGGAGAAGGTCCCCGGCTCGAAACTCCGCCTGACCAAGATGGACGATGAGATCCTCGAGTCTTTCCAGAAGGAATTCCCCGACTTCGACCCTGCCGAGACGCTCGATGAGGACAAGATGAAGAgcaaggagggcaaggagaAGTGGCGTAACTGGATCAACCAGTACGAGAAGATTATCGAGGACTTCAACTTCGGTACCATGCTGCGTGCTAGCCCCAAGGTCGAATACGACAGAGATACCACGATCTTCG CCATGCGTATGCAGTTTTACGCCATCGAGATCGCTAG AAACCGTGCTGGCCTCAACGACTGGATCTACGAGCGCGCGCAGAAGGCCAACAAATAA
- a CDS encoding synembryn (COG:S;~EggNog:ENOG410PJDY;~InterPro:IPR019318;~PFAM:PF10165) — protein sequence MRQLFVDTGYGGKLAERLKCDSSEDEMVISRILFLSTYDTTMDFDNLIRHHSLGENVNYQIVRHAKQFPKSGKKSLSQMDELALTDTLKLIFNVSKIYSDLAATFSASIPHIFKIINRIDIPPKPLEGLLSYLLNCLSTLDLENKKGKVFESSPLFPTFNQNCNVDKLINILDQAVSAYGPDELETKAIPLFHTLVVIHEMAPDGPRKYMQWLLLPEDNDRSRPIGQSDTLSSKLLNLSTTPYPNLKTAISELMFVLSGKDAENLTKNIGYGFAAGLLASRGMEIPKTAGEAFATNPNGFDPEVNPITGQKWAAEKKDEGPPMTKEEKEREAERLFVLFERARANGILQVENPVTRALHEGRFEELPDSDDSD from the exons ATGCGCCAGCTGTTCGTAGACACAGGCTACGGGGGTAAATTGGCTGAGAGGCTCAAG TGTGATTCCTCGGAGGACGAGATGGTGATCAGTCGGATCCTGTTCCTGTCTACCTATGACACCACAATGGACTTTGACAATCTTATCAGACACCACTCTCTGGGTGAAAATGTCAACTAC CAAATCGTCCGACACGCCAAACAATTCCCCAAATCTGGCAAAAAGTCTCTATCTCAGATGGACGAGTTGGCCCTTACTGATACCTTGAAGCTCATTTTCAATGTCTCAAAGATATATTCTGATTTGGCTGCGACATTCTCGGCTTCGATTCCTCACATCTTTAAGATAATCAACCGCATTGATATCCCTCCAAAGCCTCTGGAAGGCCTCCTCAGCTATCTTCTTAATTGCTTGTCCACGCTTGATCTGGAAAATAAGAAGGGCAAAGTCTTCGAGAGTAGCCCCCTTTTCCCGACCTTCAATCAGAATTGCAATGTCGACAAGCTGATCAACATATTGGATCAAGCTGTGTCCGCATATGGCCCTGACGAGCTGGAGACCAAGGCTATACCCCTGTTCCATACGCTCGTGGTCATTCATGAGATGGCTCCAGACGGCCCTCGCAAATATATGCAATGGCTTCTCCTGCCCGAGGACAACGATAGAAGCCGCCCGATTGGACAATCAGACACCCTCTCATCGAAGTTACTCAATCTGTCGACCACGCCCTACCCTAACCTGAAGACTGCTATTTCTGAGCTTATGTTTGTGCTCTCTGGCAAAGACGCCGAGAATCTGACAAAGAACATCGGATATGGGTTCGCTGCAGGGCTACTAGCTTCTCGCGGCATGGAAATCCCCAAGACGGCAGGCGAAGCATTCGCAACCAACCCGAACGGTTTTGATCCAGAGGTCAACCCCATTACTGGCCAGAAGTGGGCtgcagagaagaaggacgaggGTCCTCCTATGAccaaagaggagaaagaaagagaggcaGAGAGATTATTTGTGTTATTTGAGCG AGCCAGAGCGAACGGCATTCTTCAGGTGGAGAATCCTGTCACCCGCGCCCTCCATGAAGGACGTTTCGAAGAGTTGCCCGACTCCGACGACAGTGATTAG
- a CDS encoding putative telomere length regulator protein (Rif1) (COG:S;~EggNog:ENOG410PIGD;~InterPro:IPR022031,IPR016024,IPR028566;~PFAM:PF12231), translating to MVEVLGPLSARPPTPPRTSSRMLSENDRTEDSPVVVHTPRDSPFSVNGSTGVPSSRQSKRVNFSPWTRYIKPPSFTNSAAKSKSDLKSLPPSNECKPTKSILKPTTSHSATNSPSAEPQAPVSFAMLLESILQQLAGEAVSSRLDAYMQFFGALRAYDNLPGDQEIIARLGLITQFIHRDVSRDLTTGGPLHTNLVIQALKLAVALVWHSEISARLPDDFKTFLVDHSVNCLQDVKMPKSVVTHYLSVLSTQNFNAKVMTNTRIIRILTVLHELTNRVTGSAIVSQRLSIYLRVLNQSKMIFVSNASLWMDHLISGLLHHVKDIRIKAISVGFQTAIACGPNPTLSKCVREVFSRPLDERRKLVTEVCERMTRMMALSDCGVHIPQIWSVIILLLRSKKFNVDQWEHFKEWVLVLQRCFNCSDSAIKAQAIVGWNRFVYVVSPSDTTSPSLLRMLSKPIVSQFDRKKQDKQPSQLALCSYYNLLYYAFRPSASFQHLDVVWEEYVASPASSIFSSVPSLSDRVAHVLSNMLWSPQAKVWLENKVNESNKLDPEELPSIDSRWIRSRITSVLSVFEEIFKSSVWNPDIERSNIATAWIGLSKALSHASSKEITPTPESMQAVAHVLGLLQRLWNAGPSSLNAAIEKDSTDAFYDRFSFLATTMIYSLGSARFTEKLLLKTADETFQAATTPTHRHQKANTSLDSPILHFLRFISELPGHSRPSPSYSRLVTRVLEATCSDKLSRSSRLEFLSQCADIHVYDAAAHIGDDSLAETVWRSVAQLSASSLSSFPMETARERDGSVCRDYENIVNILSAGLKFSDVFEVWNPLVDSLIRVVRTEKGDRAISTMAMEPLAASIIEQGTRNTCKPSASLLKLSLSIPYGHEAETAKGTHEMAFPHKLIELVDRTLRQSYESFDPVEPNGIADFIECLTSLLGSGVPTFRTAILSHLQQSLAFYLKDGERKINAESGVESRILTACRALSSAVLNILQAAQPHDAFCVQKFEPIICAGLESTHASVTKRFLDFWRCSFGSQESLPCPETISRALHDIEVQMKLQQPHGHRQNLQSEAQSDRQDAKAISVDTSVKSRIAFILDDPFTLGLNSSPITGGSERKAMPTSSEKQTGHSAGQVSQTDDDSDPDVATGHSMPLPTGSGDPRKRSELFSIIESLRSSSPPTNTPRELGFMTPPHLRDLRNADADAGTPQTPTLPPVATDNEYGFLGSSPTPGTRSRTQLSEPEIPQSLSTPAAEESVLENELQSSPPKLKSTSPEPRSNTGNMATPGSGNTTSSRSRRSKRRARRSSRQKKAMNAQSSQPEATDESMAVDSEEPLTKRLRSSTGKLPEDKSLSIEDRQSKDSSKDGPRDAGLSQDPVTDSGATEEPVIEPEHQVNAEQPKDKEKQSIDGYDYIADSCSDDMETQVASQLEQDLELAVDLDDTASVEHVATAAEQGANKKRKREAEQSTPSGKERRRSSRLTKTPSVADIEGGRATRSKRPMTVSQEVESSPAESAPKRRKTESKSDMTTTSKPAEQAASTDSGKTKALDTQDSSQKRRSSRLSGQAAPAIPEESPLPKKSPRPSRSRKSTKDKTKDSIPEEPQLREDIETHHDETPTRDAVDQPVKDERESKITVEDKPTGQLPEPDSSVQPSTEAQVDEPMDEPVPETQQTAPDDVQMEDAPTVTEPIPEKGAPSEEKDLETTEKKTRAVSRTTQTESQKEPEITEAGITDSLRKVLSDVKLAKLDRNSLKEIDDLLFDIRVETHEALRRNTG from the exons ATGGTGGAGGTTCTCGGTCCTCTGTCTGCTCGTCCGCCTACTCCACCTAGGACATCATCTCGTATGCTGTCTGAAAATGATCGAACTGAAGATTCTCCGGTTGTTGTACACACGCCTCGCGACTCTCCCTTTTCCGTCAATGGCTCAACTGGTGTTCCGTCAAGTCGACAATCCAAGCGCGTGAACTTCTCACCATGGACAAGATACATCAAACCTCCCTCGTTCACCAATTCCGCCGCGAAATCCAAATCTGACCTCAAGTCCCTGCCTCCCTCGAACGAATGCAAACCTACAAAATCTATCCTCAAACCGACCACATCTCATTCTGCTACCAATTCGCCGTCTGCTGAACCTCAAGCTCCCGTTTCCTTCGCCATGCTTCTAGAGTCAATCTTACAACAGCTCGCTGGAGAGGCTGTCAGTTCAAGGCTCGACGCCTACATGCAGTTCTTCGGGGCCCTGAGGGCATATGACAATCTGCCTGGTGATCAAGAAATCATAGCGAGGTTGGGCTTGATCACTCAGTTCATACATCGGGACGTTAGCCGGGACTTGACAACCGGCGGACCGCTACATACCAACCTTGTAATACAGGCCCTTAAGTTGGCTGTTGCACTGGTCTGGCATAGTGAGATCTCTGCGCGTCTGCCAGATGACTTCAAGACTTTTCTCGTCGATCATTCCGTCAACTGTCTTCAAGATGTGAAGATGCCAAAGTCTGTGGTAACTCACTACTTGTCCGTATTGTCAACCCAGAACTTTAACGCCAAGGTCATGACGAACACGCGAATAATACGCATTTTGACGGTTCTCCATGAATTGACTAATCGCGTCACTGGAAGCGCAATTGTGTCCCAGCGTTTAAGCATCTATCTTCGTGTCCTCAACCAATCTAAGATGATCTTCGTCTCAAATGCATCCCTGTGGATGGATCATCTCATATCCGGCTTGCTACACCATGTCAAAGATATCAGGATCAAGGCTATTTCGGTGGGCTTTCAGACCGCTATAGCGTGCGGACCGAACCCAACCTTGTCGAAATGCGTCCGTGAGGTCTTCAGCAGACCTCTCGATGAGCGGAGGAAGCTTGTGACGGAAGTTTGCGAGCGAATGACGCGCATGATGGCACTTTCTGATTGCGGAGTCCACATACCTCAGATATGGAGTGTGATTATTCTACTCCTGCGCAGCAAAAAGTTCAACGTCGATCAGTGGGAGCATTTCAAAGAATGGGTCCTTGTGCTGCAGAGATGCTTCAATTGCAGTGATTCTGCAATTAAAGCGCAGGCCATCGTTGGCTGGAATCGGTTTGTTTATGTCGTCAGTCCCAGCGACACAACAAGCCCTTCGTTATTGCGGATGCTGAGCAAGCCCATCGTCTCTCAGTTCGATCGGAAGAAGCAAGACAAACAACCCAGTCAGCTAGCCTTGTGCAGCTACTATAATCTTCTTTATTACGCCTTCCGTCCCTCGGCATCGTTTCAGCATCTTGATGTCGTCTGGGAAGAATATGTCGCTTCACCGGCTTCGAGCATCTTTTCGTCTGTACCCAGTCTCAGCGACAGGGTAGCCCACGTGCTATCCAATATGCTCTGGAGCCCTCAAGCGAAGGTTTGGTTGGAGAACAAGGTCAATGAGAGCAACAAGCTGGACCCTGAAGAGTTGCCATCCATTGACAGTAGGTGGATTCGGTCGAGGATAACATCGGTTTTGAGCGTTTTTGAGGAGATCTTCAAGTCTTCTGTCTGGAACCCCGATATTGAGCGGTCGAATATTGCTACAGCCTGGATCGGCTTGTCCAAGGCCTTGTCACATGCGTCGAGCAAAGAGATTACGCCCACGCCAGAATCGATGCAAGCTGTAGCACACgtgcttggccttcttcagcGCCTCTGGAACGCCGGGCCCTCATCGCTCAATGCGGCTATCGAGAAGGACTCAACGGATGCCTTCTATGACCGGTTCAGCTTTCTTGCCACCACTATGATCTACAGTCTTGGTAGCGCACGGTTTACCGAGAAATTACTCCTCAAGACAGCCGATGAGACTTTTCAGGCTGCTACTACGCCTACGCATCGTCATCAAAAGGCGAATACAAGTCTAGACAGTCCCATCCTACATTTTCTTCGATTTATCAGTGAACTACCTGGTCATTCGAGGCCTTCCCCGTCATATTCGCGCCTCGTTACCCGTGTTCTGGAAGCTACTTGCAGTGACAAGCTATCAAGGAGCTCACGTCTGGAATTCTTAAGCCAATGCGCAGATATACATGTGTATGATGCGGCTGCTCATATTGGCGATGATAGTCTAGCTGAAACCGTGTGGAGGTCTGTGGCACAGCTGTCTGCAAGCTCTTTATCCTCTTTCCCTATGGAGACAGCTCGCGAACGTGATGGCTCAGTTTGCCGTGACTATGAGAACATTGTTAACATCCTTTCTGCCGGCTTGAAGTTCTCCGACGTGTTCGAAGTCTGGAATCCGCTTGTTGATTCTCTTATCCGCGTCGTAAGAACCGAAAAGGGTGATCGGGCTAtttccaccatggccatgGAACCTCTTGCCGCATCTATCATAGAACAAGGGACACGGAATACCTGCAAGCCCTCCGCATCACTCTTGAAACTCTCGCTCTCAATTCCTTACGGCCACGAGGCGGAGACGGCAAAGGGAACTCATGAAATGGCCTTCCCTCACAAGTTGATCGAACTCGTGGATAGGACTCTTCGTCAGTCGTACGAAAGCTTTGATCCTGTCGAACCAAACGGCATTGCAGATTTCATCGAGTGTCTGACGTCTCTACTGGGATCGGGTGTACCTACTTTCCGTACAGCAATACTCTCACACCTCCAGCAGTCCCTTGCATTTTATCTCAAAGACGGGGAGCGCAAGATAAACGCTGAGAGTGGCGTGGAAAGCAGAATCCTTACTGCT TGTCGCGCGCTGTCGTCAGCCGTCTTGAACATCTTGCAAGCAGCACAACCTCACGACGCCTTCTGTGTACAAAAGTTCGAGCCTATAATCTGTGCGGGTCTTGAATCCACACATGCCTCTGTAACAAAACGATTTCTTGACTTCTGGCGTTGTTCGTTTGGATCACAAGAGTCCTTGCCCTGCCCCGAGACGATATCTCGCGCGCTACACGATATTGAAGTCCAGATGAAGCTTCAGCAGCCGCATGGTCATCGGCAAAATTTACAG TCCGAGGCACAATCCGATCGTCAAGATGCAAAGGCCATTTCAGTCGATACATCGGTCAAGTCTCGCATTGCTTTCATACTTGATGATCCATTCACGTTGGGGCTGAACTCGTCGCCTATAACCGGAGGGTCTGAGCGTAAAGCCATGCCTACGTCTTCGGAGAAGCAGACCGGACATTCAGCAGGCCAAGTATCTCAAACTGACGATGACTCTGATCCGGATGTGGCCACGGGTCATTCGATGCCCCTCCCGACGGGATCGGGAGACCCTAGGAAGCGTAGCGAGTTGTTTTCGATCATTGAAAGCCTTCGTTCGTCTTCACCTCCGACGAATACTCCAAGAGAACTTGGTTTCATGACGCCCCCGCACTTGCGCGACCTGCGCAACGCGGATGCCGACGCCGGGACTCCACAAACCCCGACCCTACCACCTGTCGCCACTGACAATGAATATGGGTTTCTCGGTTCTTCCCCTACGCCGGGTACTCGAAGCCGAACGCAATTGAGCGAACCCGAGATACCTCAGTCGCTGTCGactccagcagcagaagagtCTGTTCTAGAAAACGAACTTcaatcctcccctccaaagCTGAAATCGACCAGTCCTGAACCTCGAAGTAACACAGGAAACATGGCCACACCAGGATCAGGGAACACTACGTCgagcaggagcagaagatcgAAGAGGAGGGCCCGGCGTTCGTCaaggcagaagaaggcaaTGAACGCTCAGTCCAGTCAACCGGAAGCGACTGATGAAAGCATGGCAGTTGATTCAGAGGAGCCACTGACAAAGCGTCTCCGTTCATCGACAGGCAAATTGCCAGAAGACAAAAGTCTCTCCATTGAAGACAGGCAATCGAAGGATTCGTCGAAGGATGGTCCCCGTGACGCCGGGCTTTCCCAAGACCCTGTTACGGATTCTGGTGCTACCGAGGAGCCTGTCATCGAGCCAGAGCACCAGGTCAATGCTGAGCAAccgaaagacaaagaaaaacaatCAATAGACGGCTACGACTATATAGCGGACTCATGCAGCGACGACATGGAGACCCAGGTTGCGTCTCAGTTGGAGCAGGATCTAGAACTCGCTGTAGATCTGGACGACACAGCGAGTGTAGAACATGTTGCAACAGCTGCGGAACAGGGCGCAAATAAGAAACGGAAACGCGAGGCAGAGCAATCTACACCTTCGGGCAAAGAACGGCGTCGCTCTTCAAGACTCACAAAGACGCCTTCTGTCGCAGATATCGAGGGAGGTCGTGCTACTCGGTCTAAGAGACCGATGACCGTGTCACAGGAGGTCGAATCATCCCCTGCCGAATCGGCGCCGAAGCGACGGAAGACGGAGTCTAAGAGTGATATGACTACCACGAGCAAGCCCGCCGAGCAAGCAGCTAGTACTGATAGCGGGAAGACCAAGGCCCTGGATACCCAAGACAGCTCTCAAAAACGCAGATCCTCTCGTCTCAGTGGACAGGCAGCGCCAGCCATTCCTGAGGAGAGCCCGCTTCCGAAGAAGTCACCACGACCTAGTCGTTCTCGCAAGTCGACCAAGGACAAGACCAAAGACAGCATACCAGAAGAGCCTCAACTTAGAGAAGATATCGAGACCCATCACGACGAGACTCCTACTAGAGATGCGGTGGACCAACCTGTCAAGGATGAAAGGGAGTCCAAGATCACTGTTGAAGATAAACCAACTGGGCAACTCCCAGAACCGGATAGCTCAGTGCAGCCTTCAACAGAAGCTCAGGTTGACGAACCGATGGATGAGCCGGTGCCCGAGACCCAGCAAACGGCTCCTGATGACGTGCAAATGGAAGACGCGCCCACAGTGACCGAACCTATCCCTGAGAAGGGGGCGCCATCTGAAGAGAAAGATCTGGAgacgacggagaagaagacgcgaGCAGTATCCCGCACAACGCAGACCGAAAGCCAGAAGGAGCCAGAGATCACAGAGGCTGGCATCACAGACTCCCTCCGCAAAGTATTGAGCGATGTGAAACTGGCCAAGTTGGATCGAAATTCGCTAAAGGAAATTGACGATTTACTATTTGATATCCGGGTGGAAACGCATGAGGCATTGAGGAGAAACACCGGTTGA